The stretch of DNA GGCCCTGCACGACGTGCTCGCCTCCGACGTGCCCGTACTCATGGACGCCGACGCCCTGCACCTCGCCGACCGTGACGCGGTCCGCGGACGCGGGGCGCCCACCCTGCTCACCCCGCACGCGGGAGAGGCGGCCTCGCTGCTCGGCTCGGACCGCGCCGAGATCGAACGCGAACGGCTCGCCGCAGTACGGGAGTTGGCGTCACGGTACGGGGCGACCGTGCTGCTCAAGGGGTCCACGACCCTCATCGCCGCACCCTCGGGCGGCCCCGTACGCGTCAACGCGACGGGCACCCCCTGGCTCGCCACGGCGGGCGCGGGAGATGTGCTCTCCGGGCTCGCGGGGTCGCTGCTCGCCGCGGGGCTCGACGCGCTGGACGCCGGGTCGGCCGGGGCCTATCTCCACGGCCTCGCCGCCCGGCACGCGGCCGACGGGGCGCCGATCGGGGCCCATGACGTGGCCGACGCGATCCCCGTGGCCTGGCGGGACGTACGGGCCTTGTGAGGCGTCGTAGCGGGACCGGAGAGTTCGACCGCCGAGCGGACCGGAATACGTGTTCGGTGCCGTCCGTTCTCGTGGATCATGAAGGCAATCACGCTGCGGCAGTACGGGGGCCCGGAAGGCCCGGAGCTCACAGAGCTGCCGACTCCGAAGATCGCCCCCGGTGAGGTTCTCGTGCGCGTCAAGGCGGCGGGCGTCAACCCGGCGGACTGGAAGGTCGCCGCGCTGGGCGCCCTCGCGGGCTCCGGCAAGCTGTCCGTCGTCGTGGACCGCGCCTTTCCGCCGGCCGAGGCGGCCGACGCCTGGCGGGCGGTCCAGGAGGGCCACACCCGAGGGCAGACCGTGCTGGACATCGACGCGGGCTGAGCCCCTGCCGGTCCTCGACCGCCGCCAGGCCAGGGCGCCGTCGTCGGGACCGGTACCGACTCCTGTCGCCTCGCGGGGCCGGGGCGTGCGCACCGAAGAACCGGCCAAGGCCGACCGGCCCCGCCGCGCGCGCCCGGTGGGACGCGCGCGGCCCGCGAGGCAGGGGGATCCGTTCTGCGACACTGAACGCGATGAACGAGACACCGTCGCGCCCTCGCGCCGAGATCGACCTGGCCGCCCTGCGGGCCAACGTGCGCGCACTGCGCGCCCGCGCGCCCCGGTCCGCCTTCATGGCCGTCGTGAAGGCCGACGCCTACGGGCACGGCATGGTGCCCTGTGCCCGCGCCGCCAAGGAGGCGGGCGCGGACTGGCTCGGCGTGGCCACCCCCGGCGAGGCCCTGGCCCTTCGCGCGGCCGGGCTCGAAGGGCCCCTCATGTGCTGGCTGTGGACGCCGGGCGGCCCCTGGCGCCAGGGGATCGAAGCGGAGCTCGACATGTCGGTCAGCGCCATATGGGCGCTGGACGAGGTCACCGCCGCCGCCCGTGAGGCGGGCAGGGCCGCCCGTATCCAGCTCAAGGCGGACACCGGTCTCGGCCGGAGCGGCTGCCAGCCCGCCGACTGGCCGGAACTCGTCGAAGAGGCCCTGCGCGCGGAGGCCGAGGGGCTCGTCCTCGTCACCGGGCTCTGGTCGCACTTCGCCTGCGCCGACGAGCCGGGCCACCCCTCCATCGCCCTCCAGCTCGACCGCTTCAGGGAGATGACCGCCTACGCCGAGGAGCGGGGCGTACGGCCGGAGGTGCGGCACATCGCCAACTCGCCCGCCACCCTCACCCTGCCGGAGAGCCACTTCGACCTCGTACGTCCTGGCATCGCCATGTACGGCGTCTCGCCCAGCGCCGAGATCGGCGTCCCCGCCGATTTCGGGCTGCGGCCCGTGATGACCCTGGCCGCGCCGCTCGCGCTGGTGAAGGACGTACCCGCGGGGCACGGCGTCAGTTACGGGCACCAGTACGTGACGCAGGGGCGGACCACTCTGGGCCTCGTCCCGCTGGGCTACGGCGACGGCGTACCGCGCCACGCGTCGGGTACCGGGCCCGTACTCGTCGCGGGCAAGCCGAGGACTGTCGCGGGGCGGATCGCCATGGACCAGTTCGTGGTGGACCTCGGAGGCGACGAGCCGCCCGTGGGCAGCGAGGCGGTGCTCTTCGGCCCCGGCGACAAGGGCGAGCCCACCGCCGAGGACTGGGCGCGGGCGGCCGGCACCATCGCGTACGAGATCGTGACCCGCGTCGGGGCCAGGGTGGAGCGCGTCCATCTCGGGGAGACTCCCCCTCCCGGCGAGTAGGGGCCTTCCCCGAGGGGATCACCCACAGCAGCGGAGCGGGCGGCGGCAGAGCGGGAACACGAGGAGCGGCACGTGGGCGAGAGCGGCACGGAGGCGGTCTCCGAGGCCCTGTCGGACGCGGTCACCGAGGTGACGGCGGCGGCGGGGGCCTGGCGCAGGGCCGGGCTCGCGGGCGCCACCGTCGGGGTGATCGCCGCGGGCGCGGCGGCGGGGGTCGCGGTCGAACGGCTCACCGTCGGCCGGGGCATGCGGAGGAAGGCACGGCTCGCGCTCGACTCCGCGGGGCCCTACGGGGCGCTCCGCGGCATGCCGGGCACGGCCACCGCCGACGACGGCACCGAGCTGTACTACGAGATCGACGACCCCGCCGAAGCGGACGGCGAAGGGGCCGCCCCGCCCGTCACCGTCGTGTTCAGCCACGGGTACTGCCTCGGCCAGGACTCCTGGCACTTCCAGCGCGCGGCCCTGCGCGGGGCCGTCCGCGCCGTCTACTGGGACCAGCGCAGCCACGGCCGCTCCGGGCGGGGCAGGGCGCAGGGCAGTGGCACGCCCGTCTCCATCGACCAGCTCGGCAGGGACCTGAGGGCCGTCATCGACGCCGCCGCACCCGAGGGCCCGCTCGTCCTCGTGGGGCACTCGATGGGCGGGATGACCGTGATGGCCCTCGCCGACCAGGACCCGGGACTGATCAGGGAACGGGTCGTCGCGGTCGCCCTCGTCGGAACGTCGAGCGGGCGGCTCGGCGAGGTCGACTACGGGCTGCCCGCCGCCGGGATCGCGGTCGTACGCCGTGCCCTGCCCGGAATGCTGAAGGCGCTCGGCTCGCAGGTGACGCTGGTGGAGCGGGGCAGAAGGGCCACCGCCGACCTGTTCGCAGGGATCGTGAAGCGGTACTCGTTCGCGTCGAAGGACGTGGACCCGGCCGTCGCCCGGTTCGCGGAACGGCTCATCGAGGCCACCCCCATCGACGTCGTCGCCGAGTTCTACCCGGCCTTCGGCGAACACGACAAGGCCGCCGCCCTGGAGCGCTTCACCGCAGTGCCGACACTGGTCCTCGCCGGTGAGCAGGACCTCATCACCCCCAGCGCCCACAGCGAGGTCATCGCGGGTCTGCTGCCCGACGCCGAGCTGGTACTCCTGCCGGACGCGGGCCACCTCGTCATGCTGGAACACCCGGAGACCGTCACCGCGCGTCTCGCCGGGCTGCTGGCGCGCGCGGGAGCCCTGCCCGCCGGCGTTAACGTGGGCGGCTATGGAAGCACCGCACAGCCAGGCACCCGCTGACCCCAGCCCCGCCACCCACACCGTCCGTCTCACCGTCGACTCCGCGGAACTCATGCGGGAGACGGGACGCAGACTCGCCGCGCTGCTGCGCCCCGGTGACCTGGTGATGCTCACCGGCGAGCTGGGCGCGGGCAAGACCACGCTCACCCGGGGGCTCGGTGAGGGGCTCGGTGTGCGCGGGGCCGTGACCTCCCCGACCTTCGCCATCGCCCGCGTGCACCCGCCGCTGGGTGACGGGCCCGCGCTGGTCCACGTGGACGCGTACCGGCTCGGCGGCGGTCTCGACGAGATGGAGGACCTGGATCTCGACATCTCGCTCCCCGAATCGGTGACCGTCGTGGAGTGGGGCGACGGGAAGGTCGAGGAGCTGGCGGAGGACCGGTTGCACCTCGTCTTCGACCGGCCCCTGGGCGACGATACGGCGGGGTCCGCCGTGGACGACGGGGGGGACGAGCCACGGGTGGTGACCGTCACCGGGCTCGGAGAGCGGTGGACCAGTCCTTCGGCCGTCGCCGGGCTGGCGGTTCTCGGGGCGGGCCCGGGGGAGGGCGCCGACGGCAGCGGCTCCTGAGCGGTGGAGCCCGCGTTGGCGCACTGGGACCTCGGGCCATCGCGTCCTCGGCCCCTGTCCGGACGAGGTGGCGCCGCCTCAAGCCCGTGGGACTCGTGGGACTCGTGCGGGCTCGTGCGGCTCGTGCGGCTCGTGGGGCTCGCTCCGGCTCTGCTCCTGCGGCTCGCTCCCGGCTCGGCTCGGCTCGGCTCGGCTCGGCTCGGCACGGGCTTCGGGGTCGGTGAGGACCGTCCGGGCGCCGGTGCTCGCTCCCGTACCCGCCGAGGGCGAGTGGTTCGTACACCTAACCGAAGTTTCCGACAGAGCGTCGGGAAGATGTTGCGCGGTGGGCCGCGGCCATGGTCGTATGGAGGTCGAGACCTGGTTAGGTCTACCTAACCACGCCTTCCACTGGAGCCACAGGAGGCATCCATGACGTCATCGGACCGCACAGCGCAGAGTCGGCAGCGGACACCGGCCCACGGACTGTCGATGAGCGCCCTGCTGGCCTCCTGCGCTTCCGCCAGAGCGGTCTCCACGCCGCCGAGCACGCCGGAAACCATGGACTTCACGGGCACCACAGGCACCACGGGTGCATCCGGCTCCACGGGCTCGTCGGACTCCACGGGCTCCGCGAATGCCTCGGAGGAGGGGACAGGCGGGGGAGTGCGCGCCGCCGCGGAGCCCGTCTCGGACGACGGCCCCGGAGTGACACCGGTCCCCGTGCGGCGCGAACACCGCCGCGAGGCCGCGTAACCGGTTCGGGAGGCTCGCCGCCCCGGCGTCCGGGACCGGCGGCGCGCGGCCAGGGACGGCGGCGCGCGGCAGGGACGGCTCAGGGGACGACGACGACCTTCACGTTGATCGTGGCCAGTTCCCACATGGCCCGGGCGTCGGCGCGGGACTCGCGGATGCCGCCGGTCTTCGTCTGGGGGTCGGGCTTCGGGGTGGAGCCGTCCACCGCCGCGCTGAAGCCGATCGTCACGCCCTCGACGGACGTGAACCGCACCACGTGCTCGATCGGTACGCCGTCGGAACCCGCGACCGAGCTGGAGCGCGAGGTGACCGCGTACGTACCGGGCTCCGGGTCGACGGTGCTCGGCGTGACCTGGTAGGTGCGGGTGACCTTCCCCGCGGCCGAGACCAGCCACACCCGGTGGGCGTCGAGCGCGTAGACGACCCGCTCGCCACTGCCCGAGTCGGCGGGCAGCGCCGTGGGCTGCTTCTTCTTCCCGCCGTGGTGTCCGCCCGGCGAGGCGGAATCGGAGGCCGACGGTTTCCCGCTGGGCCGGGCCAGGTGGTCAGGCGCGTTCGCCGAGGCCTGGAAGGCGAGGAACCCGACCGCGGCCAGGGCCACCGCGGTGAGCCCGGTCACGAATCCCGCGCTGCGTGCCACCTGTGTCACCTCTCGTGCGTACGCCGTCGCGTCTGCCACGTGCTCGTGCCTACCGGCTTGTGCCGAGTGGTGACGGTAGCAGCAGGCGGGGCGCGGGCCTGCCCTGCCGCCCGTCCTACGCCGTGGCCGTAGGCTGTTTGCGTGCTCTTGCTCGCTCTGGATACCGCCACCCCCGCCGTCACCGTCGCGCTGCACGACGGTGAGCGCGTCCTCGCAGCCTCCAGCCAGGTCGACGCCCGGCGCCACGGTGAACTGCTCGTCCCCGCAGTCGACAGCGTCCTCGCGGAAGCGGGGCAGACCCTCTCCGCGGTCACGGGGATCGTCGTCGGGACCGGCCCAGGACCGTACACGGGACTGCGGGTCGGCCTGGTGACCGCGGACACCTTCGGGTTCTCCCTGGGTGTCCCCGTCCACGGGATCTGCACCCTGGACGGGCTCGCCTTCGCCTCCGGGATCGAGGAGGGCCCCTTCGTCGTCGCCACCGACGCCCGGCGCAAAGAGGTGTACTGGGCGCGCTACGCCGACCCGCGCACGCCCCTGACCCGGCCCGCCGTGGACCGGCCCGCCGACATCGCCGACGATGTGGCCGGGGTGCCGGCCGTCGGCGCGGGCGCCCTGCTCTACCCCGACACCTTCCCCGACGCCCGCGACCCCGCCCACGCCTCGGCGGGAGCGCTCGCCGCGCTCGCCGCGGTGCGGTTGCGCGCCGGCGAACACCCCGGCCCGCCCCGGCCGCTCTACCTGCGCAGGCCGGACGCGCAGGTACCGAAGAACTACAAGGTGGTTACCCCGAAGTGACCCCTGGAGCGAGCGTGATCCTGCGTGAAATGCGCTGGTGGGACATTGATCCCGTACTGGCGCTCGAACGTGAGCTGTTCCCCGACGACGCCTGGTCGCGCGGGATGTTCTGGTCGGAGCTCGCCCACGCCCGCGGACCCGGCGCCACCCGCCGCTACGTGGTCGCCTACGAGGATGACCCCCAGCACGGTGAGGGGCTGGTCGGCTACGCCGGTCTCGCCGCCTCGGGGGACCTCGCCGACGTGCAGACCATCGCCGTCGCCCGCGACCAGTGGGGCGGGGGAGTCGGGGCGCGGCTGCTCACCGACCTCCTCCAGCACGCCACCGCCTTCGAGTGCGGCGAGGTCATGCTGGAGGTCAGGGTCGACAACGCGCGGGCGCAGAAGCTGTACGAGAGATTCGGCTTTGAACCGATCGGCTTCAGGCGCGGCTACTACCAGCCGGGGAACGTCGACGCGCTCGTCATGCGGCTGACCGACCCGGCGTCCACCCGTGACCCGATGGACCCGTCCTCCGAACCACCCGAATCGTCCACGACACCCGAACCACCCGCACCACCCGCGGACGGCGCAGAAGGAAACCCGACCCATGGCTGACTCACGCGACGAACCGCTCGTCCTCGGCATCGAGACCTCCTGCGACGAGACGGGCGTCGGCATCGTGCGGGGCACCACCCTCCTCGCCGACGCGGTCGCCTCCAGCGTCGACGAGCACGCCCGCTACGGCGGTGTCGTCCCCGAGGTCGCCTCCCGCGCCCACCTCGAAGCCATGGTGCCCACCATCGAGCGCGCACTGAAGGAGGCGGGTCTCGCCGCGAGCGACCTCGACGGGATCTCCGTCACCGCGGGGCCGGGACTCGCCGGGGCGCTGCTGGTCGGGGTCTCCGCGGCGAAGGCGTACGCCTACGCGCTCGGCAAGCCGCTCTACGGCGTCAACCACCTCGCCTCGCACATCTGCGTCGACCAGCTGGAGCACGGCCCGCTGCCGGAGCCGACGATGGCGCTGCTGGTCAGCGGTGGCCACTCCTCGCTGCTGCTCTCCTCGGACATCACCTCGGACGTACGGCCGATGGGCGCCACCATCGACGACGCGGCGGGCGAGGCGTTCGACAAGATCGCCCGGGTGCTGAACCTCGGCTTCCCCGGCGGCCCCGTCATCGACAGGTACGCGAAGGAGGGCGACCCGAACGCGATCACCTTCCCGCGCGGCCTCACCGGGCCCCGCGACCCCGCCTACGACTTCTCCTTCTCGGGGCTGAAGACCTCGGTGGCCCGCTGGATCGAGGCGAAGCGCAACGCGGGCGAGGACGTACCCGTACGGGACGTCGCCGCCTCCTTCCAGGAGGCCGTCGTGGACGTGCTGACCCGCAAGGCCGTACGCGCCTGCAAGGACGAGGGCGTCGACCACCTCATGATCGGCGGGGGCGTGGCCGCCAACTCGCGGCTGCGCGCCCTCGCCCAGGACCGCTGCGAGCGGGCGGGGATCCGGCTGCGGGTGCCGCGCCCCAAGCTGTGCACGGACAACGGTGCGATGGTCGCCGCGCTCGGCGCCGAGATGGTGGCGCGTAACCGCGCGCCCTCCGACTGGGACCTGTCCGCGGACTCCTCACTGCCGGTGACGGAGCCGCACGTGCCCGGCCACCACCACGGTCACGACCATGTCCACGAGGTGTCCAAGGAGAACCTGTACACATGAGCGCGGTCACGTTGATGTGGGAGGCCCGCGCGGCGGAGGGTCTCGGCGCGGAACTCCTCGCCTGGGCCCGCGCCCAGCGGCTTCCCGCCGAGCCACTGCGCCGCGAGACCTTCCGCGCCGCGGGGGAACGGGTCCTCGTCCTCACCTGGTGGGACGGCGAACTCACCGACGATCTCCCCGAACTGCCCGAGCCGGAGAGCGGCTTGGTCTCCCGGCCCGTACACCGGTGGCGGTTCGAGCCGGTGGACGTCGAGGGCCGGATGTGACCCGCGGCGTACGGCGCGGGGTATGGCCCACGGTGTACTGGTGCCGGGCCTGACCCATGGCGTACGGCGCCGGGTGTGGCCCACGGCGTACGGCGTCGGGCCTGACCCATGGCGTACGGCGCCTGACCCCCGCCGCGCGGCGCACCGCCCCCGGTCAGCGCACGGCCCCGGTCAGCGCACCGGGTGGCCGAGCAGCATCGAAGGGGCGCCGGCGACCCGGGTCAGGAAGACCGTGGCCCGCGCGCGGCCCTTCAGCCTCATCCGCCTGCGCAACTCCTCGGGCTCGACGGGGGAGCCGCGTTTCTTCACCGTGAGGACGCCCACCTCCCGCTCGCGCAGCAGCGCCTTCAGCCGCTTCAGGTTGAACGGGAGGACATCGGTGATCTCGTACGCCGTGGCGTACGGGGTCTCGCGCGCCTCGTCCGCGGTGATGTAGGCGATCGTCTCGTCGAGCAGGCCGCCGCCGACCTCCTCGGCCACCTCCGCGACCAGGTGCGCGCGGACGACGGCGCCGTCGGGCTCGTACAGATACCGTCCTGGCTCCCGCACTCCGGGGTCGGGCAGCCCCCGGCCCGTCAGCGTGCGCGGCCCGGGCAGGAGCGTGGCCCGCACCTCACCCGGCGGCCCCGCGCCGAACCACAGGACCGCCTCCTTGACCTCACCCCTGTCCGAGATCCACTCCGCGCCCGCCTCGGCCGGCACCGCCTCGTGGGGGATGCCGGGAGCGACCTTCAGCGCCGCGTACGGG from Streptomyces tsukubensis encodes:
- a CDS encoding zinc-binding dehydrogenase; protein product: MKAITLRQYGGPEGPELTELPTPKIAPGEVLVRVKAAGVNPADWKVAALGALAGSGKLSVVVDRAFPPAEAADAWRAVQEGHTRGQTVLDIDAG
- the alr gene encoding alanine racemase, whose amino-acid sequence is MNETPSRPRAEIDLAALRANVRALRARAPRSAFMAVVKADAYGHGMVPCARAAKEAGADWLGVATPGEALALRAAGLEGPLMCWLWTPGGPWRQGIEAELDMSVSAIWALDEVTAAAREAGRAARIQLKADTGLGRSGCQPADWPELVEEALRAEAEGLVLVTGLWSHFACADEPGHPSIALQLDRFREMTAYAEERGVRPEVRHIANSPATLTLPESHFDLVRPGIAMYGVSPSAEIGVPADFGLRPVMTLAAPLALVKDVPAGHGVSYGHQYVTQGRTTLGLVPLGYGDGVPRHASGTGPVLVAGKPRTVAGRIAMDQFVVDLGGDEPPVGSEAVLFGPGDKGEPTAEDWARAAGTIAYEIVTRVGARVERVHLGETPPPGE
- a CDS encoding alpha/beta fold hydrolase; the encoded protein is MGESGTEAVSEALSDAVTEVTAAAGAWRRAGLAGATVGVIAAGAAAGVAVERLTVGRGMRRKARLALDSAGPYGALRGMPGTATADDGTELYYEIDDPAEADGEGAAPPVTVVFSHGYCLGQDSWHFQRAALRGAVRAVYWDQRSHGRSGRGRAQGSGTPVSIDQLGRDLRAVIDAAAPEGPLVLVGHSMGGMTVMALADQDPGLIRERVVAVALVGTSSGRLGEVDYGLPAAGIAVVRRALPGMLKALGSQVTLVERGRRATADLFAGIVKRYSFASKDVDPAVARFAERLIEATPIDVVAEFYPAFGEHDKAAALERFTAVPTLVLAGEQDLITPSAHSEVIAGLLPDAELVLLPDAGHLVMLEHPETVTARLAGLLARAGALPAGVNVGGYGSTAQPGTR
- the tsaE gene encoding tRNA (adenosine(37)-N6)-threonylcarbamoyltransferase complex ATPase subunit type 1 TsaE; this encodes MEAPHSQAPADPSPATHTVRLTVDSAELMRETGRRLAALLRPGDLVMLTGELGAGKTTLTRGLGEGLGVRGAVTSPTFAIARVHPPLGDGPALVHVDAYRLGGGLDEMEDLDLDISLPESVTVVEWGDGKVEELAEDRLHLVFDRPLGDDTAGSAVDDGGDEPRVVTVTGLGERWTSPSAVAGLAVLGAGPGEGADGSGS
- the tsaB gene encoding tRNA (adenosine(37)-N6)-threonylcarbamoyltransferase complex dimerization subunit type 1 TsaB; amino-acid sequence: MLLLALDTATPAVTVALHDGERVLAASSQVDARRHGELLVPAVDSVLAEAGQTLSAVTGIVVGTGPGPYTGLRVGLVTADTFGFSLGVPVHGICTLDGLAFASGIEEGPFVVATDARRKEVYWARYADPRTPLTRPAVDRPADIADDVAGVPAVGAGALLYPDTFPDARDPAHASAGALAALAAVRLRAGEHPGPPRPLYLRRPDAQVPKNYKVVTPK
- the rimI gene encoding ribosomal protein S18-alanine N-acetyltransferase is translated as MRWWDIDPVLALERELFPDDAWSRGMFWSELAHARGPGATRRYVVAYEDDPQHGEGLVGYAGLAASGDLADVQTIAVARDQWGGGVGARLLTDLLQHATAFECGEVMLEVRVDNARAQKLYERFGFEPIGFRRGYYQPGNVDALVMRLTDPASTRDPMDPSSEPPESSTTPEPPAPPADGAEGNPTHG
- the tsaD gene encoding tRNA (adenosine(37)-N6)-threonylcarbamoyltransferase complex transferase subunit TsaD; translated protein: MADSRDEPLVLGIETSCDETGVGIVRGTTLLADAVASSVDEHARYGGVVPEVASRAHLEAMVPTIERALKEAGLAASDLDGISVTAGPGLAGALLVGVSAAKAYAYALGKPLYGVNHLASHICVDQLEHGPLPEPTMALLVSGGHSSLLLSSDITSDVRPMGATIDDAAGEAFDKIARVLNLGFPGGPVIDRYAKEGDPNAITFPRGLTGPRDPAYDFSFSGLKTSVARWIEAKRNAGEDVPVRDVAASFQEAVVDVLTRKAVRACKDEGVDHLMIGGGVAANSRLRALAQDRCERAGIRLRVPRPKLCTDNGAMVAALGAEMVARNRAPSDWDLSADSSLPVTEPHVPGHHHGHDHVHEVSKENLYT